One genomic segment of Coffea arabica cultivar ET-39 chromosome 6e, Coffea Arabica ET-39 HiFi, whole genome shotgun sequence includes these proteins:
- the LOC113691988 gene encoding uncharacterized protein, whose amino-acid sequence MGLSSASSTLLPMAFFSLSLLFSLFSLAPQVMALKGIDVENPAVDVAPRLPVVSGLSKDAALCERVQVAGISRLKLGKYSSAYRVTVTPSVVIPERLHNKIQICFHKNSSLGLCQCEKDDWKSVTKGILVSVASPYEDRYIDVKFVGDLSGSVTVTVEEEFQGWRLIFLALGIMLLLLAPIVSSWVPFYYSSSMAIGICLVIIILLFQGMKLLPTARKNIFYLTIYGSVLGAGSFLLRHFSMLVNSILINFGLSEEMYNPVSVFLLVGITLAGAGLGYWLVRKFVIAEDGSVDVGIAQFVKWAIRIVAVTFIFQSTLDILLAAAVLISCLVMCFGFTSMRWNDLEDLPFSLDGSLWAWRSGQANVKHKHAEFYSRPGKKNHHSTLWNSPKGSFPGSPVKGLQSPLQRVTRTQQGYYSPSARRGTRNWQDHYSTFHETPNRKKYTKQEWEDFTQESTRQGLAELASSPEFTDWIIKNADRIQLRSDHSSDETVGSGSDSTDEQAVESGNGIRLFKW is encoded by the exons ATGGGCCTCTCTTCTGCTTCTTCCACTCTTCTTCCCATGGCGTTTTTCTCCCTGTCTCTCCTCTTCTCCCTCTTCTCACTCGCCCCCCAAGTTATGGCTCTCAAAG GCATTGATGTGGAAAATCCAGCTGTAGATGTTGCTCCTAGGTTGCCTGTGGTGAGTGGGTTATCTAAAGATGCAGCATTGTGCGAAAGGGTTCAAGTGGCTGGTATATCTAGATTGAAGCTTGGGAAGTATTCGAGTGCATATCGAGTGACCGTGACGCCTTCCGTGGTAATCCCGGAAAGATTGCACAATAAGATCCAAATTTGCTTTCACAA GAATTCGTCGCTGGGACTGTGTCAGTGTGAAAAGGATGACTGGAAAAGTGTGACAAAGGGAATATTGGTCTCAGTTGCATCACCTTATGAGGATCGATacattgatgtaaaatttgttGGCGATCTTTCTGGTTCTGTCACAGTTACAGTAGAAGAAG AATTTCAAGGATGGCGGTTGATTTTTCTGGCTTTGGGTATCATGTTATTGTTGTTGGCACCCATTGTAAGCAGTTGGGTTCCATTTTACTATAGCAGTTCAATGGCAATTGGAATATGCCTTGTCATTATAATCCTTCTGTTTCAG GGAATGAAGTTATTACCAACGGCCAGGAAAAACATCTTTTACCTAACCATATATGGTTCAGTG CTTGGAGCAGGATCATTTTTGTTGCGACACTTCTCTATGTTGGTCAATTCAATCCTAATCAATTTTGGTCTCAGTGAAGAGATGTACAATCCT GTCTCTGTTTTCCTGCTAgttggaattacccttgctggaGCTGGTCTAGGATATTGGCTTGTTCGGAAGTTCGTCATTGCGGAAGACGGCAGTGTTGATGTTGGCATCGCTCAATTTGTGAAATGGGCAATACGAATAGTTGCAGTCACTTTTATTTTCCAG AGCACTCTTGATATTCTTTTGGCTGCAGCAGTGCTAATTTCTTGTCTGGTGATGTGCTTTGGATTTACATCGATGAGGTGGAATGACCTTGA GGATCTGCCATTTTCTCTAGATGGGAGCCTTTGGGCATGGAGATCTGGACAAGCAAATGTTAAACATAAACATGCTGAATTTTACAGTAGGCCAGGGAAGAAGAATCATCATAGTACTCTTTGGAATAGCCCAAAAGGTTCATTTCCAGGCTCTCCTGTTAAAG GCTTGCAATCACCACTTCAACGGGTTACAAGAACCCAACAGGGTTATTATTCACCATCTGCCCGCAGAGGGACAAGAAATTGGCAGGATCACTATTCTACCTTTCACGAAACACCTAACAGAAAGAAATATACAAAGCAAGAGTGGGAGGATTTCACTCAAGAATCTACTCGTCAAGGTCTGGCCGAGTTGGCATCTTCTCCAGAATTCACTGATTGGATCATCAAAAATGCCGATAGGATACAACTTCGCTCGGATCATAGCTCAGATGAAACAGTAGGAAGTGGATCAGATTCCACAGATGAGCAGGCTGTGGAAAGCGGCAATGGTATTCGTTTGTTCAAGTGGTAA